From a single Bacteroidota bacterium genomic region:
- a CDS encoding tyrosine-type recombinase/integrase produces MKFKSKVTFRLEQRKDKMTGEIVKDNVPIILDFSFDGKRLQYYTGYRIDANKWDANSQSVVKNNINKAGATSREINNHFVDLESTITKIYQEAKIFEKRPSVQYIRDQLKKRMNEDSSAQNSFIEVFQEFLDLEQKKRDWTSGTITKLNTILSQLKEFQKKKHYKIEFDSIDDNFYIKYVEFQRETLGHRNTTIKKNLYIFNWFMNWATKKKYNTNFTYKDCLPDLKGTDREGKIIILDWDELMNLHHLEIGKDYLERVRDVFCFCCFTGLRYSDVQNLKRSNIKENQIEITSIKTDDDLIIDLNDHSKAILAKYKDAPFENDKCLPVISNQKMNDYLKELGKIAGLKSPETIVYYKGSERFEETFEKWQLLSTHSGRKTFVTNAIFLNIPSEIIQKWTGHKDHKVFEKYYKIIDKKKRTEMKKFNRSKPKKSNSK; encoded by the coding sequence ATGAAGTTTAAAAGCAAGGTAACATTCCGGTTGGAACAAAGAAAGGATAAGATGACCGGGGAAATAGTCAAAGACAATGTTCCAATAATATTGGATTTCTCATTTGATGGAAAGCGGCTTCAATACTATACCGGCTATCGAATAGACGCTAACAAGTGGGATGCAAATTCTCAATCTGTTGTAAAAAATAACATTAATAAAGCTGGTGCAACTTCAAGGGAGATAAATAATCATTTCGTTGACCTCGAATCCACAATTACTAAGATATATCAAGAAGCGAAAATCTTCGAGAAAAGACCAAGCGTACAATACATCCGGGATCAACTAAAAAAGAGGATGAATGAAGACAGCAGTGCCCAAAACTCATTCATTGAAGTATTCCAAGAGTTCTTAGACCTGGAACAGAAGAAAAGGGATTGGACTAGTGGCACAATTACAAAGCTAAATACAATCCTTAGTCAACTCAAAGAGTTTCAAAAGAAAAAGCATTATAAGATAGAATTTGATAGTATTGATGACAACTTCTATATTAAATATGTCGAATTCCAACGAGAAACGTTAGGCCATCGAAATACAACAATTAAAAAGAATCTGTACATTTTTAACTGGTTCATGAATTGGGCAACGAAGAAAAAATATAACACCAATTTTACCTATAAAGATTGCTTACCTGATCTGAAAGGAACTGATAGAGAAGGCAAAATAATAATCTTGGATTGGGATGAATTAATGAACTTGCACCATTTGGAAATCGGTAAAGATTATCTAGAGCGTGTTAGAGATGTCTTTTGCTTTTGTTGTTTTACTGGTTTGCGGTATTCGGATGTACAGAATCTAAAACGTAGCAATATTAAAGAAAACCAAATTGAAATTACTTCAATCAAGACAGATGACGATTTAATAATTGATCTTAATGATCATTCCAAGGCTATCCTTGCGAAATATAAAGATGCACCATTCGAGAATGATAAATGCCTGCCTGTCATTAGTAATCAAAAAATGAACGATTATTTGAAAGAACTTGGTAAAATAGCCGGTCTCAAAAGTCCTGAAACTATTGTTTATTATAAAGGATCGGAACGGTTTGAAGAAACATTTGAGAAATGGCAACTGTTGTCCACGCATTCGGGTAGAAAAACATTTGTTACAAACGCAATATTTTTAAATATACCCTCAGAAATAATTCAAAAATGGACAGGTCATAAAGACCATAAGGTTTTTGAGAAGTACTATAAGATCATCGACAAGAAAAAAAGGACGGAGATGAAAAAATTCAATAGGTCAAAACCCAAAAAAAGTAACTCCAAATAG